The Candidatus Nanohalococcus occultus genome contains a region encoding:
- a CDS encoding KEOPS complex kinase/ATPase Bud32: MKLQGAEAVVNIGEEVSKERVSKKYRHPDLDDRIREQRNSREAQSLRQAARAGANVPQVLEEKEYCLRMEKIDGNALKEQLSASNVEKVGKNLAKIHEADIIHGDLTTSNVIVSDEVYLIDFGLSFRSERIEDRAMDLHMFKQILESSHPEKAESCWEAFIDGYSGYEESEEVFERLEDVEMRGRYKT, translated from the coding sequence GTGAAGTTACAGGGCGCAGAAGCAGTGGTAAATATAGGAGAGGAAGTATCCAAGGAAAGAGTCTCGAAAAAGTACAGACACCCCGATTTAGACGACAGGATAAGAGAACAACGAAACAGTAGAGAAGCACAGTCACTACGCCAAGCCGCCCGAGCCGGAGCAAACGTACCGCAGGTGCTTGAAGAGAAAGAATACTGCCTCCGTATGGAGAAAATCGATGGCAACGCATTGAAAGAACAGCTATCAGCTTCGAACGTCGAAAAAGTCGGTAAAAACCTCGCGAAAATCCACGAAGCAGATATTATTCACGGAGACCTCACCACCAGCAACGTCATAGTATCGGATGAAGTTTATTTAATCGATTTCGGGCTTTCCTTCCGTTCGGAGCGGATCGAGGACCGGGCAATGGATCTTCACATGTTCAAACAGATTTTAGAGTCCTCGCACCCTGAAAAAGCTGAAAGCTGCTGGGAGGCATTCATAGACGGATACTCGGGCTACGAGGAGAGCGAGGAAGTGTTCGAAAGGCTTGAAGACGTTGAGATGCGTGGCCGTTACAAGACCTGA
- a CDS encoding cation:proton antiporter yields MSELINLLTLVFASSAFLILIMDRLNHPILPAYILGGILIGGYLPEEQFLNLSQLGIAFLVFIFGLKADLSRIKVTAFETTTTTLVQVALAGASMFVIAQGFGFNALNSLYLAAAAGFSSSMVGLELIDGEIRADLLHGRLAESIQLMQDLLAVALIAVIGSSLTLNALAMNFLELTGMIALAVIFRQIVFDNVAALAEGSEELLMLSSLTLLTVFISVSQLLELSIVTGAFAAGLAVAKFPHNLEILDSVGSLKDFFSAIFFVSLGALIAYPEPTAIALTLILLIGTLIIKPVITSLLLMTNGYDKRTSYLAGFSLDQVSEFSLIIAIQAYIAGTIALEIFHAITLAATVTMIISSYTSRYEEEIYEAVSKNDWIEVNSRKIKEKSDVPSDMKEHVILVGYDIQGKEIAEKLEIEGQDYVIIENDPEKISQISKEDKNYTFGDVMDDETWKTAKIDEASLIISTVPSTKISKHISQLETDADIIVNSSEIDEAKELLEAGAMYVSLAEVLSSEELNEHINGVLHDQNYREELRRKNILEIRQQLQNSDS; encoded by the coding sequence ATGTCCGAGCTGATCAACCTTCTTACACTGGTTTTCGCATCCTCCGCGTTCCTGATACTAATAATGGACCGGCTGAACCACCCTATCCTACCGGCCTACATACTCGGAGGAATACTTATAGGCGGCTACCTGCCCGAAGAACAGTTCCTTAACCTTTCACAGCTCGGAATAGCATTTCTAGTCTTTATCTTCGGGCTTAAAGCAGATCTCAGCCGGATAAAAGTCACAGCATTCGAAACTACGACAACCACGCTAGTTCAAGTAGCTTTAGCCGGCGCATCCATGTTTGTAATAGCACAGGGATTCGGATTCAACGCCTTGAACTCGCTGTATCTTGCGGCAGCAGCAGGATTCAGCTCCTCAATGGTAGGATTAGAGCTGATAGACGGAGAAATACGAGCAGACCTGCTTCACGGACGGCTCGCAGAATCAATCCAGCTGATGCAGGATCTACTTGCCGTGGCGCTGATAGCCGTGATCGGATCCTCACTGACTCTGAACGCTCTAGCCATGAACTTCCTAGAGCTGACAGGAATGATTGCTTTAGCAGTTATTTTCCGACAAATAGTTTTCGATAATGTCGCAGCTCTCGCAGAAGGCTCCGAGGAACTTCTAATGCTAAGCTCGCTGACGCTTCTAACCGTATTCATCTCAGTAAGCCAGCTACTTGAGCTTTCGATCGTTACAGGAGCCTTCGCTGCCGGACTCGCAGTAGCAAAGTTCCCTCACAACCTCGAAATACTTGACTCAGTTGGCTCGCTGAAAGACTTTTTCTCAGCCATATTCTTCGTATCACTCGGCGCGCTGATCGCATACCCAGAACCAACAGCTATTGCGCTAACCTTGATACTTTTAATCGGAACCCTGATCATCAAACCCGTTATAACCAGCCTTTTGCTGATGACAAACGGCTACGATAAGAGAACCTCTTATCTAGCAGGATTCAGCCTCGATCAAGTAAGCGAATTCTCCCTGATAATAGCTATTCAGGCCTACATCGCAGGAACAATCGCACTCGAAATATTCCATGCTATAACACTTGCCGCAACAGTCACAATGATCATATCATCCTATACAAGCCGCTACGAAGAAGAGATTTACGAAGCAGTCTCAAAAAACGACTGGATAGAAGTAAATAGCCGGAAGATTAAGGAAAAATCCGATGTGCCGTCAGATATGAAAGAACACGTGATACTCGTAGGTTACGACATACAGGGCAAGGAAATCGCTGAGAAACTCGAGATCGAAGGACAAGACTACGTTATAATAGAAAATGACCCGGAGAAAATCAGTCAGATATCGAAAGAGGATAAAAACTACACTTTCGGAGATGTAATGGATGATGAGACATGGAAAACTGCGAAAATAGATGAAGCAAGTCTCATAATTTCTACAGTGCCTTCGACAAAAATCTCAAAGCATATAAGCCAGCTTGAAACCGATGCGGATATAATCGTGAATTCTTCGGAAATAGATGAAGCTAAAGAGCTGCTTGAAGCAGGCGCAATGTATGTCAGCCTCGCAGAAGTGCTTTCTTCCGAAGAGTTAAACGAACATATCAACGGCGTTTTACACGATCAAAACTACAGAGAAGAACTCAGGCGGAAAAACATTCTGGAAATCAGACAGCAGCTTCAAAACTCGGATAGTTGA
- a CDS encoding DHH family phosphoesterase: protein MVQDVLDAAKPAAEKLKEFDGKIRLVGQYDADGISATTIAHEMLERLGKDFEYEIVKQLYEEGVERLAECEEELILFVDIGSGQSELIEEHIAGDKQVIVSDHHEPQIEGSFIHMNPHFLGYDGGEAISAAGMTYLLAKAVNAEGNKDLIRFALVGATGDVQKQDGEFIGLNSEIAEEAVENGFVSRRQGLDLYGRTTKPLQKSLMYTTDPYLEGVSNNEGGAIQLVKSAGIDLREDGDFRSLADLDEDEERKLIHRMIESGYDVQSLLNDIYMLENGYEIDEFSTVINACGRLGEPKKGVEILLTNDETLINKMSRKYGRKISESLRYVENNKDDEDRIYEKTIGIIDGKDDISEEFIGTVATISMSNGFFDEIPAIMGVAETEDEKLKISSRADKKMVEDGLNLGEIIGEICEDVDGEGGGHNVAAGAKIPQDQKQEFIDQLDAAIAERV from the coding sequence ATGGTTCAAGATGTTCTAGACGCAGCTAAGCCCGCAGCAGAAAAACTCAAGGAGTTCGACGGAAAGATCCGACTGGTAGGACAGTACGATGCTGACGGAATATCAGCCACCACGATCGCACACGAGATGCTTGAAAGACTTGGAAAAGACTTCGAGTACGAAATTGTAAAACAACTATACGAAGAGGGCGTTGAAAGACTCGCAGAATGCGAAGAAGAACTTATACTGTTCGTCGACATCGGCTCAGGACAGTCCGAGCTAATAGAAGAACATATCGCCGGAGACAAACAGGTAATTGTAAGCGACCACCACGAACCACAGATAGAAGGAAGTTTTATCCACATGAACCCTCACTTCCTGGGTTACGATGGAGGAGAGGCAATTTCTGCCGCAGGAATGACCTACCTGTTAGCCAAAGCAGTTAATGCCGAAGGAAACAAGGATTTGATCCGTTTCGCGCTCGTAGGTGCGACAGGAGACGTCCAGAAACAGGACGGAGAGTTCATCGGGTTAAACTCGGAGATCGCAGAGGAAGCCGTAGAAAACGGGTTTGTAAGCAGACGGCAAGGCCTTGATCTTTACGGCCGAACCACCAAACCGCTTCAGAAGTCGTTGATGTATACCACCGATCCTTATCTGGAAGGAGTTTCTAACAACGAGGGCGGAGCCATCCAGCTGGTTAAATCCGCCGGTATAGACCTTAGAGAGGACGGAGACTTCCGTTCACTAGCCGATCTGGACGAAGACGAGGAGAGAAAGCTGATCCACCGGATGATCGAATCCGGCTACGACGTACAGTCTCTATTAAACGATATCTACATGCTGGAAAACGGCTATGAGATCGATGAGTTTTCCACAGTAATCAACGCATGCGGAAGGCTTGGAGAACCCAAGAAAGGTGTTGAAATCCTTCTCACCAACGATGAAACCTTGATCAACAAGATGTCACGCAAGTACGGCCGGAAAATATCGGAATCACTGCGTTACGTAGAAAACAACAAGGACGATGAGGATCGTATCTACGAGAAGACGATTGGAATCATTGACGGCAAAGACGACATCAGCGAGGAGTTTATAGGAACCGTAGCAACGATCTCAATGAGCAACGGGTTTTTCGATGAGATTCCTGCGATCATGGGAGTTGCCGAGACCGAAGACGAGAAACTAAAGATCTCATCCCGTGCGGACAAGAAGATGGTTGAAGACGGCTTGAACCTTGGAGAGATCATCGGCGAGATATGTGAAGACGTCGATGGAGAGGGCGGAGGCCACAACGTAGCAGCAGGAGCGAAGATCCCGCAGGATCAAAAACAGGAGTTTATCGATCAGCTGGATGCTGCTATCGCGGAAAGAGTTTGA
- a CDS encoding 30S ribosomal protein S15, giving the protein MARMHSSGGGKSGSKNPVNKKVPRWTDYNEDEVVDLIVRLREDGLKPAQIGSKLRDQYGIPDVKTVTGSKLTEILEEEDMALEMPEDLQNLLEKAESIKDHYHDNQNDQKAERQLRLVEAKIRRIAKYHRENGNIPENWKYVRDEK; this is encoded by the coding sequence ATGGCACGTATGCACTCCAGTGGAGGCGGAAAGTCCGGCAGCAAGAACCCTGTAAACAAGAAGGTTCCGCGCTGGACAGACTACAACGAAGACGAAGTAGTCGATCTAATTGTAAGGCTTCGTGAAGACGGCCTGAAGCCAGCTCAGATCGGATCCAAGCTCAGAGACCAGTACGGAATCCCTGATGTAAAGACAGTTACAGGAAGCAAGCTTACAGAGATACTTGAAGAAGAGGACATGGCTCTTGAGATGCCTGAAGACCTTCAGAACTTACTTGAGAAGGCTGAAAGCATCAAGGACCACTACCATGACAACCAGAACGATCAGAAGGCTGAAAGACAGCTAAGACTGGTTGAAGCCAAGATTCGACGTATCGCCAAGTACCACAGAGAGAACGGCAACATTCCAGAGAACTGGAAGTACGTAAGAGACGAGAAGTAA